The following coding sequences are from one Natrarchaeobaculum sulfurireducens window:
- a CDS encoding class I SAM-dependent methyltransferase translates to MNDSPVASPDRHEYECDHEHEHEIAHPVFATLYDLLPESTLMGPHREYLTAGLSGRILEIGCGNGELFSFVAAGGDDLEYHAIEPDPHMRRRAVRNAREEAVAVDLRDARAESLPYPDDAFDVVISSLVFCTVQEVETALSEVARVLKPGGEFRFLEHVRADGWRGAGQDALTPLWERVAAGCQLNRNTIDRFVGHEAFEAVDVERLEFSLFPVTPIVRGRLQRRRTERVGLSAFGAPFDP, encoded by the coding sequence ATGAATGACTCGCCTGTTGCCTCACCGGATCGCCACGAGTACGAGTGCGATCACGAGCACGAGCACGAAATCGCCCACCCGGTCTTCGCTACACTGTACGACCTCCTCCCCGAGTCGACGCTCATGGGTCCCCACCGAGAGTACCTCACAGCGGGCCTCTCGGGGCGAATCCTCGAGATCGGCTGTGGCAACGGTGAGCTGTTTTCTTTCGTCGCGGCGGGCGGCGACGACCTCGAGTACCACGCCATCGAACCCGACCCGCACATGCGACGACGCGCCGTTCGCAACGCCCGCGAGGAGGCGGTCGCAGTCGACCTCCGCGATGCCCGCGCGGAATCGTTGCCCTATCCCGACGACGCTTTCGACGTCGTCATCTCGAGTCTCGTTTTCTGCACCGTCCAAGAGGTCGAGACAGCGCTCTCCGAAGTCGCGCGAGTGCTGAAACCCGGCGGCGAGTTCAGGTTCCTCGAGCACGTCCGCGCGGACGGCTGGCGCGGGGCCGGTCAGGACGCCCTGACGCCGCTGTGGGAACGCGTTGCCGCTGGCTGTCAGCTCAACCGAAACACGATCGATCGGTTCGTCGGCCACGAGGCGTTCGAGGCCGTCGACGTCGAGCGACTCGAGTTCAGTCTCTTCCCGGTGACGCCGATCGTCCGCGGACGGCTCCAACGCCGACGCACGGAGCGAGTGGGTTTATCGGCGTTCGGCGCGCCGTTCGATCCGTGA
- a CDS encoding HAD family hydrolase, producing MGVSFDLFGTLVSVDRPTDPTEAVARELERRGVAVPDDWADAYAEPHIDAPEGAEVPLPAHVAHALRSRGVDLEGTENAARRAVVAAFDPEVRTRDGALEALDAAREHGPVAICSNCSVPELVGRTLVRADFGRDDVDAIVTSVGCGWRKPAPQIFELTATRLGVSTAELVHVGDDPRTDGGVERVGGTAVILEETPLLEVPNRLATLTEADDER from the coding sequence GTGGGAGTCTCGTTCGATCTCTTTGGAACCCTCGTCAGCGTCGATCGCCCGACCGACCCAACCGAAGCCGTCGCGCGCGAACTCGAGCGCCGGGGCGTCGCCGTCCCAGACGACTGGGCCGACGCCTACGCCGAGCCACACATAGACGCCCCCGAGGGCGCCGAGGTGCCGTTACCTGCACACGTCGCCCACGCACTCCGAAGCCGGGGTGTCGACCTCGAGGGGACCGAAAACGCGGCCAGACGCGCCGTCGTGGCGGCGTTCGACCCCGAAGTACGAACGCGAGACGGCGCGCTCGAGGCCCTCGACGCGGCTCGCGAGCACGGCCCGGTCGCAATCTGTTCGAACTGCAGCGTTCCCGAACTCGTCGGCCGGACGCTCGTCCGGGCCGATTTCGGCCGCGACGACGTCGACGCGATCGTCACCAGCGTCGGCTGTGGCTGGCGAAAGCCCGCCCCACAAATTTTCGAGCTGACGGCGACCCGGCTCGGCGTCTCGACCGCGGAGCTGGTCCACGTCGGCGACGACCCGCGAACCGACGGCGGCGTCGAACGCGTTGGCGGTACTGCAGTGATACTCGAGGAGACCCCGTTGCTCGAGGTTCCCAACCGACTGGCGACACTTACAGAGGCCGACGACGAACGATGA
- a CDS encoding pyridoxal-phosphate-dependent aminotransferase family protein — translation MTPGPTEVPAAVRDRMAEPTANPDIESSFLECYRSVTDAVETIALTGADGDPTHPDASRDVVVLGGEGILGLEAAVASLVEPGDRVLCLSNGLYGDGFADFVADYGGEPVTCEVPWRETLDADTVRAMLEDADEPFDLATMVHCETPTGTLNDLEPILDVLEAFDVCSVVDAVSSLGGTPVPTDSIDVCLGASQKCFSAPPGLTTCAISDRAWDRIDAVENRSYYLDLEAWRTVVDDEWFPYTHLSANVAGLETALELLLEEGLGSVFDRHERVAARCRDRATDLGLETFPADEADCSPTVTALEVDGRAAELQQAVLAEHDIVLATGLGDLADDVLRIGHMGHNARDDRVDRTMDALADVL, via the coding sequence ATGACGCCGGGGCCGACGGAAGTGCCCGCCGCCGTCCGTGACCGGATGGCCGAACCGACGGCGAACCCCGATATCGAGTCGTCGTTTCTCGAGTGCTACCGATCGGTGACCGACGCCGTCGAGACGATCGCCCTGACCGGCGCTGACGGCGACCCTACCCACCCGGACGCGTCCAGGGACGTCGTCGTCCTCGGCGGCGAGGGGATACTCGGGCTCGAGGCTGCCGTCGCCTCGCTGGTCGAGCCGGGCGATCGCGTGCTGTGTCTCTCGAACGGACTGTACGGCGATGGCTTCGCCGACTTCGTCGCGGACTACGGCGGCGAGCCCGTCACCTGCGAGGTGCCCTGGCGCGAGACGCTCGACGCCGATACCGTCCGAGCAATGCTCGAGGATGCCGACGAGCCGTTCGACCTCGCGACGATGGTCCACTGCGAGACGCCGACCGGGACGCTCAACGATCTCGAGCCGATCCTCGACGTGCTCGAGGCGTTCGACGTCTGCAGCGTCGTCGACGCGGTCTCCTCACTCGGCGGTACGCCCGTTCCGACCGACTCGATCGACGTGTGTCTCGGTGCGAGCCAGAAGTGTTTCAGCGCCCCGCCGGGGCTGACCACCTGCGCTATCAGCGACCGCGCGTGGGACCGCATCGACGCCGTCGAGAACCGGTCGTACTACCTCGACCTCGAGGCCTGGCGGACCGTCGTCGACGACGAGTGGTTCCCCTACACCCACCTGTCGGCCAACGTCGCCGGACTCGAGACCGCCCTCGAGTTGCTACTCGAGGAAGGTCTCGGATCCGTCTTCGACCGCCACGAACGCGTCGCTGCCCGCTGTCGTGACCGCGCCACCGACCTCGGACTCGAGACCTTTCCGGCCGACGAGGCCGACTGCTCGCCGACCGTCACCGCCCTCGAGGTCGACGGCCGGGCGGCCGAGCTACAACAGGCGGTGCTCGCCGAACACGACATCGTCCTCGCAACCGGGTTAGGCGACCTCGCCGATGACGTGCTTCGAATCGGTCACATGGGTCATAACGCCCGCGACGACCGCGTCGACCGAACCATGGACGCGCTGGCGGACGTGTTGTAG
- a CDS encoding phosphoribosyltransferase — protein MFDDRTDAGERLAAELERRGLEVDVVLGIPRGALPVARPVANALEAELDVVVARKLGAPGNPELAIGAVASDGSVWHNDALIAQLGVSADYLEEIEREEAENASRKADQYRDGASIPDLDGKRVAVVDDGVATGATAIACLRQVHEAGAEHVVLAVPVGSPQSVDDLASEADEVIALQTPADFRAVGQYYRQFGQVNDADAIAYLEGDR, from the coding sequence ATGTTCGACGACAGAACCGACGCCGGCGAACGACTCGCAGCGGAACTCGAGCGCCGCGGCCTCGAGGTCGACGTCGTCCTCGGCATCCCACGGGGTGCGTTGCCGGTCGCTCGACCAGTTGCGAACGCACTCGAGGCCGAACTGGACGTGGTGGTAGCCCGCAAACTCGGTGCCCCCGGGAACCCGGAACTCGCTATCGGCGCCGTTGCGAGCGACGGAAGCGTCTGGCACAACGACGCCCTGATCGCCCAGCTGGGCGTCTCGGCGGACTACCTCGAGGAGATCGAGCGTGAGGAAGCCGAAAACGCCAGTCGGAAAGCAGACCAGTACCGCGATGGGGCGAGCATCCCCGACCTCGACGGGAAACGCGTGGCCGTCGTCGACGACGGAGTCGCGACGGGGGCGACGGCGATCGCCTGTCTCAGACAGGTCCACGAGGCCGGTGCCGAGCACGTCGTACTCGCGGTCCCCGTCGGCTCGCCCCAGTCGGTCGACGATCTCGCGTCCGAAGCCGACGAGGTGATCGCGCTCCAGACGCCGGCAGATTTCCGCGCCGTCGGACAGTACTACCGACAGTTCGGTCAGGTGAACGACGCCGACGCGATCGCGTACCTCGAGGGGGATCGATGA
- the cbiB gene encoding adenosylcobinamide-phosphate synthase CbiB translates to MTATTVAMIALALGLDALIGEPRNAFHPVAWFGRLVGVLDREWADSDRGQRLVGLAVAILAPLIPAGAAGGAVLLATAVHPLAGAAVAGVVLFVSSSLRSLLELTETVLEATEGDLETARHEIRGLVGRDVSTLSPAELRSAALESASENLADGLVATMLPFAVLAPLSLPVAAAAAAWVKGVNTLDSMLGYPSKPIGTASARLDDLVMWLPARVSALAIALAAGDVGSLRRARAWARTPSSPNSGWPMATLACALSVRLVKAGAYDLNPEAGLPTRADGDRAVRLVRFAAAVAVVFAVVLAAVSAAVLEASVLNGTAVTVAAPIPTPAVTILAPMPTTGATTVAIPGVRL, encoded by the coding sequence GTGACGGCCACGACGGTCGCGATGATCGCTCTGGCGCTCGGCCTCGATGCGCTGATCGGCGAGCCGCGAAACGCCTTTCACCCCGTCGCGTGGTTCGGCCGTCTCGTGGGGGTACTCGACCGCGAGTGGGCCGACAGCGACCGGGGACAACGGCTGGTCGGGCTCGCCGTCGCCATCCTCGCGCCACTGATTCCCGCGGGGGCCGCCGGTGGGGCTGTCCTCCTGGCGACCGCGGTTCATCCCCTCGCTGGCGCGGCCGTCGCCGGCGTCGTCCTCTTCGTCTCGAGCAGCCTGCGGTCGCTCCTCGAACTCACCGAGACGGTGCTCGAGGCGACCGAGGGCGACCTCGAGACGGCTCGCCACGAGATCCGTGGGCTGGTTGGCCGCGACGTCTCGACGCTCTCGCCGGCGGAGCTTCGCAGCGCGGCGCTCGAGAGCGCGAGCGAGAACCTCGCCGACGGGCTGGTCGCGACGATGCTCCCGTTCGCCGTGCTCGCGCCGCTGTCGCTTCCCGTCGCCGCAGCCGCAGCCGCCTGGGTCAAGGGCGTCAACACGCTCGACTCGATGCTCGGCTACCCCTCGAAACCGATCGGGACGGCGAGCGCCCGGCTCGACGACCTGGTGATGTGGCTCCCGGCCAGGGTGTCCGCGCTCGCGATCGCCCTCGCGGCCGGTGATGTCGGGTCACTCCGGCGCGCTCGAGCCTGGGCACGCACACCGTCGTCGCCGAACTCCGGCTGGCCGATGGCGACGCTGGCCTGTGCGCTCTCGGTCCGGCTGGTCAAGGCGGGTGCCTACGACCTGAACCCCGAGGCCGGTCTCCCGACGCGCGCTGACGGCGACCGCGCGGTGAGACTCGTCAGGTTCGCAGCGGCCGTTGCAGTGGTGTTCGCCGTCGTCCTCGCGGCTGTGAGTGCGGCGGTGCTCGAGGCGTCGGTCCTGAACGGGACCGCTGTCACCGTCGCAGCGCCGATACCGACGCCTGCTGTCACCATCCTAGCGCCGATGCCGACGACTGGTGCCACCACGGTGGCGATTCCGGGGGTGAGACTGTGA
- a CDS encoding translation initiation factor IF-2 subunit beta — protein sequence MDYESSLDRAMDEVPDIGGDEERLQIPDAETQKDGAFTRFKNLDEIADVLSREDEHLHRFVQREMGTSGKFEDGRGRYNGTFSQQDFNAAVDAYVDEYVLCTECGLPDTRLVREDRTPMLRCDACGAFRPVTKRSASSQQQQQQEAVEEGKTYTVEITGTGRKGDGVAEKGSYTIFVPGANEGDVVEIYIKNISGNLAFARLA from the coding sequence ATGGATTACGAGTCGAGTCTCGACCGAGCGATGGACGAGGTCCCGGACATCGGGGGCGACGAAGAGCGACTGCAGATTCCCGACGCCGAGACCCAGAAGGACGGCGCCTTCACGCGATTCAAGAACCTTGACGAGATCGCCGACGTCCTCTCGCGTGAGGACGAACACCTCCACCGATTCGTCCAGCGTGAGATGGGGACCAGCGGCAAGTTCGAGGATGGTCGCGGACGCTACAACGGGACGTTCTCCCAGCAGGACTTCAACGCGGCAGTCGACGCCTACGTCGACGAATACGTTCTCTGTACGGAGTGTGGCCTGCCGGACACCCGTCTCGTCCGTGAAGACCGGACGCCGATGCTTCGCTGTGACGCCTGTGGTGCGTTCCGTCCCGTTACCAAGCGCTCTGCGAGCAGCCAGCAACAACAACAGCAGGAAGCCGTCGAGGAGGGCAAGACGTACACCGTCGAGATCACCGGCACGGGCCGCAAAGGCGATGGAGTCGCCGAGAAGGGCAGCTACACGATCTTCGTCCCTGGCGCCAACGAGGGCGACGTAGTCGAAATCTACATCAAGAACATCTCCGGCAATCTGGCGTTCGCTCGACTCGCCTGA